From the genome of Turicibacter faecis, one region includes:
- a CDS encoding ABC transporter ATP-binding protein, with translation MIKMFRQLKKREWLLFLCSVLFIIAQVWLDLKLPDYMSKITQLVQTEGSEMEEILAAGGKMLLCAFFSLATSFIVAAISAKIAANLSGRLRFALFNRVQSFSMEEINHFSTASLVTRSTNDVTQVQMFVVMGLQILIKAPILAGWALVKITNKGWQWTLATAVAVAVLIVIVSICVWLGMPKFKGIQRLTDNVNKIAREHINGLRVIRAYNAEGYQEEKFERANTELTYNNLFVGRVMAFLFPSINLIMSGLTLAIYWIGAFLIDGAIGMERMTVFSDMIVFSSYAMQVVMAFMMLIMIMFILPRATVSASRINEVLEMKPTIEDGNFIPKDERLMGEIEFKDVCFRYADGEDYVLDNINFKVSQGETVALIGATGCGKSTLVNLIPRFYDVTEGEILIGGVNIKDYDQQALRNELGYVSQRAILFEGTIQSNVAFGDNGKASSQDETVEEAIEIAQASEFVNKMEERYEAHVAQGGTNLSGGQKQRLSIARAVARRPKVLIFDDSFSALDYKTDRTLRQRLKKETAGATLFIVAQRIGTIKDADKIIVLDEGRIVGMGSHDSLMASCEVYREIAYSQLSKEELES, from the coding sequence ATGATTAAGATGTTTCGACAATTAAAAAAGAGGGAGTGGCTATTGTTTTTATGTAGCGTCCTCTTCATCATTGCCCAAGTCTGGCTTGATTTAAAATTACCGGACTACATGAGTAAGATTACGCAGTTAGTGCAAACAGAAGGAAGTGAGATGGAAGAAATTTTAGCGGCAGGCGGGAAGATGTTACTATGTGCCTTTTTTAGCCTAGCGACTTCTTTTATTGTAGCGGCGATTTCGGCGAAAATAGCGGCCAATTTATCCGGAAGATTACGTTTTGCACTGTTTAACCGTGTTCAGTCGTTTTCAATGGAGGAAATTAACCATTTTTCAACAGCAAGTCTTGTGACGCGTTCAACAAATGATGTGACGCAAGTTCAAATGTTTGTTGTCATGGGGCTTCAAATACTGATTAAGGCACCCATTTTAGCAGGATGGGCCTTAGTAAAGATTACGAATAAAGGTTGGCAATGGACGTTAGCGACGGCAGTGGCAGTTGCTGTTTTAATTGTTATCGTTTCCATTTGCGTTTGGTTAGGAATGCCAAAGTTTAAGGGCATTCAACGCTTAACCGATAATGTCAATAAAATTGCACGTGAGCATATTAATGGATTACGCGTGATTCGAGCTTATAATGCCGAAGGATATCAAGAGGAAAAATTTGAAAGAGCCAATACCGAGTTAACGTACAATAATTTATTTGTTGGGCGTGTCATGGCCTTTTTGTTTCCAAGTATTAACTTAATTATGAGTGGTTTAACGCTTGCGATCTACTGGATTGGTGCCTTCTTAATTGATGGGGCAATTGGAATGGAACGAATGACGGTTTTTTCAGATATGATCGTCTTCTCTTCTTACGCGATGCAAGTCGTGATGGCTTTTATGATGCTCATTATGATTATGTTTATCCTTCCTCGAGCGACGGTTTCAGCGAGTCGAATTAATGAGGTGCTGGAGATGAAGCCGACCATTGAAGACGGGAATTTTATTCCTAAGGATGAGCGATTGATGGGAGAGATTGAATTTAAAGATGTTTGCTTTAGATACGCTGATGGTGAGGACTATGTTTTAGATAACATTAATTTTAAAGTGTCCCAAGGAGAAACGGTTGCCCTTATTGGAGCGACAGGGTGTGGAAAAAGTACACTGGTTAATTTAATCCCACGTTTTTACGATGTAACAGAAGGTGAGATTTTAATTGGCGGAGTCAATATTAAAGACTACGACCAGCAGGCGCTTCGTAATGAATTAGGTTATGTTTCACAACGTGCCATCTTATTTGAGGGAACCATTCAGTCAAATGTCGCGTTTGGAGATAACGGAAAAGCGTCATCTCAAGATGAAACGGTAGAAGAAGCCATCGAGATTGCTCAAGCGTCAGAGTTTGTTAACAAGATGGAAGAGAGATATGAGGCGCATGTTGCACAAGGTGGAACGAATTTATCTGGAGGTCAAAAACAACGGTTATCGATTGCAAGGGCTGTTGCCCGTCGTCCGAAGGTCCTTATTTTTGACGATTCTTTTTCTGCCCTAGACTATAAAACGGATCGAACACTCCGTCAGCGGCTTAAAAAGGAAACGGCTGGTGCCACGTTATTTATTGTCGCCCAACGAATTGGAACCATTAAGGATGCAGATAAAATTATTGTTTTGGATGAAGGACGAATTGTTGGAATGGGATCTCATGATTCTTTAATGGCATCTTGTGAGGTTTATCGTGAAATTGCATACTCTCAACTTTCAAAGGAGGAACTTGAGTCATGA
- a CDS encoding ABC transporter ATP-binding protein has translation MRKMEKKESSFLKLLKYCKKYTVQIIIALIGSVIGTLLTLFGPDKLSEMTDLMTNGLMGELDLEGITSIGITLVMIYAVSFILSLTQGLIMTQVIQRVSKQLRTSLTVKINRLPMSYYNQATTGDILSRVTNDVDTLGQSLNQSLTTLVSATCLFIGSIVMMLKTNVVLTLTAILATIIGFIMMMFIMKRSQVFFLKQQEGLGKLNGYIEEAYSGQMIIKAYNSEEKMISTFQTINEELTSNTYRAQILAGFMMPLMTFIGNLGYVAVCIVGALLTMNGTISFGVIVAFIMYVRYFTQPLAQMAQAAQSLQSASAAGHRVFEFLEAWEMEDESKKAGYLEEVTGKVEFDHVSFAYEGSDRPVIKDFSMTAHPGQKVAIVGPTGAGKTTLVNLLMRFNEINRGDIRIDDVSIHDMTRENIHDLFCMVLQDTWLFEGTIKENLIYNQTHLTDEDVERACEAVGLHHFIQTLPEGYETRLNDQLNLSAGQKQQLTIARAMLKNSPMLILDEATSSVDTRTELIIQQAMDQLMHGRTSFIIAHRLSTIKNADVILVLKDGDILESGNHEQLLAKGGFYAELYNSQFEQV, from the coding sequence ATGAGAAAGATGGAGAAAAAGGAGAGTAGTTTTTTAAAATTATTAAAATATTGTAAAAAATATACGGTGCAAATTATCATAGCGCTCATTGGAAGTGTAATTGGAACCCTCTTAACTCTTTTTGGTCCAGATAAATTATCAGAAATGACCGATTTAATGACAAATGGGTTAATGGGCGAGCTTGATTTAGAAGGAATTACTTCGATTGGGATCACGCTTGTAATGATTTATGCTGTTAGTTTCATTTTATCACTGACGCAAGGACTCATTATGACACAAGTGATTCAGCGAGTTTCTAAGCAATTACGAACATCGTTAACGGTGAAGATTAACCGCTTACCGATGAGTTATTATAATCAAGCAACGACAGGTGATATTTTATCACGCGTGACAAATGATGTGGATACGTTAGGGCAATCATTAAACCAAAGTTTAACCACATTAGTCAGCGCAACTTGTTTGTTTATTGGGTCAATTGTGATGATGTTAAAGACAAATGTCGTGCTAACGCTAACGGCAATACTGGCGACAATTATTGGATTTATTATGATGATGTTCATTATGAAACGCTCTCAGGTGTTCTTTTTAAAGCAACAAGAGGGGCTTGGGAAATTAAATGGTTATATTGAAGAGGCTTATTCAGGTCAGATGATTATTAAAGCTTACAATAGTGAAGAAAAGATGATTTCAACTTTTCAAACGATTAATGAGGAATTGACATCTAATACTTACCGGGCACAAATTCTTGCCGGATTTATGATGCCACTGATGACCTTTATCGGTAACCTTGGCTACGTAGCCGTTTGTATTGTCGGGGCATTATTGACGATGAATGGAACGATTTCATTCGGGGTCATTGTGGCGTTCATTATGTATGTCCGCTATTTTACACAACCTCTTGCACAAATGGCACAAGCTGCCCAAAGTTTACAATCCGCTTCGGCAGCAGGGCACCGCGTTTTTGAGTTTTTAGAAGCTTGGGAAATGGAAGACGAGTCAAAAAAGGCCGGTTATTTAGAAGAAGTAACAGGAAAAGTAGAATTTGACCATGTCTCATTCGCCTATGAAGGAAGTGATCGCCCTGTCATTAAAGATTTCTCAATGACGGCACATCCAGGGCAAAAAGTTGCGATTGTCGGACCAACAGGAGCGGGAAAAACGACGCTTGTTAATTTATTGATGCGATTTAATGAAATCAATCGAGGAGATATTCGAATTGATGACGTTTCAATTCATGATATGACGCGTGAAAACATCCATGATTTATTTTGTATGGTTTTACAAGACACTTGGTTGTTTGAAGGAACGATTAAAGAAAATTTAATTTATAATCAAACGCATTTAACGGATGAAGATGTTGAGCGCGCTTGTGAAGCGGTCGGATTACACCATTTTATTCAAACGTTGCCGGAAGGGTATGAAACGCGATTAAATGATCAACTTAACTTGTCGGCCGGTCAAAAGCAACAGCTCACGATTGCCCGAGCGATGCTTAAAAATTCACCGATGCTTATTTTAGATGAGGCGACAAGTTCGGTCGATACGAGAACAGAATTAATCATTCAACAAGCGATGGATCAGTTAATGCACGGTCGAACTTCCTTTATTATTGCGCACCGTTTATCAACGA